The following are from one region of the Halobacteriovorax vibrionivorans genome:
- a CDS encoding LysR substrate-binding domain-containing protein, with the protein MKWINYHHLIYFREIARQGSISKASEVLKVGQPALSTQLKNLEEYLGVQLFERKRRKMVLTGPGKVVLEYASKINSLGQELIELIDDKVFTNEIHLSIGALDSIPKHLICDIVDLAHRKTGCFLSIYEGSPDELLRQLKTHQIEVMISDQEINKLERHNIFSKKILTKQISVYASAEYEHLKKGFPKSLDGAPCIVPTSHSKIRSDVEYFMHEKGVRPKIIAETQDTSLQRILATRGDGLIFLPSFITKDLVNDKKLVKIGNLKGVTTSYYLIYSKRIIENPALDFILKQNFERMRLR; encoded by the coding sequence ATGAAATGGATTAATTATCATCATCTTATATACTTCAGAGAAATTGCCAGACAAGGCAGTATATCTAAAGCTTCAGAGGTTTTAAAGGTTGGACAGCCCGCCTTAAGTACTCAACTAAAAAACCTAGAGGAATACTTGGGTGTACAGCTCTTTGAACGTAAAAGAAGAAAAATGGTATTAACAGGGCCTGGAAAAGTTGTACTTGAGTACGCCTCTAAGATAAACTCACTAGGTCAAGAGTTAATAGAGTTAATTGATGACAAGGTGTTTACTAATGAAATTCACCTAAGCATTGGTGCGCTTGATAGTATACCTAAGCACTTAATATGTGACATTGTTGACTTGGCCCATCGTAAGACGGGATGCTTCCTTTCAATTTACGAAGGATCTCCTGATGAACTGTTAAGGCAGTTAAAGACACATCAAATCGAAGTCATGATATCGGATCAAGAAATTAACAAGCTAGAAAGACATAATATCTTTTCCAAAAAAATATTAACAAAACAAATTAGTGTCTACGCTTCAGCTGAATATGAACATTTAAAGAAGGGATTTCCTAAATCACTTGATGGTGCACCTTGCATTGTTCCAACTTCCCATTCAAAAATTAGAAGCGATGTGGAATATTTCATGCATGAAAAAGGAGTAAGGCCAAAGATTATTGCAGAAACTCAAGATACTTCGCTTCAAAGAATCTTAGCAACACGAGGCGATGGTCTAATCTTCTTACCTAGTTTCATTACAAAAGATCTCGTAAATGATAAAAAGCTTGTAAAAATTGGCAATCTGAAAGGTGTAACGACTAGTTATTATTTGATATATAGTAAGAGAATTATTGAGAATCCAGCTTTGGACTTCATTCTTAAGCAGAACTTTGAGAGAATGAGGCTACGTTAA
- a CDS encoding DUF6488 family protein, translated as MKKLSLLILLCVSSLSFAGTGHSHGHGHSHGHSHSHKKVSISKEKSKEVGKYHMLRLISAGKIDKSWKAAKYDTSVKKVFGKKTEWVVTFNNEKGVKGKKLYIFLKLTGEFVAANFTGK; from the coding sequence ATGAAAAAACTATCACTTTTAATTCTGCTTTGTGTAAGCAGTCTGTCATTTGCAGGAACTGGTCATTCACATGGTCATGGACATTCTCATGGACATAGTCACTCTCATAAAAAAGTTTCAATCTCTAAAGAAAAGAGTAAAGAAGTTGGGAAGTATCATATGCTAAGACTTATTAGTGCTGGCAAGATCGATAAGTCATGGAAGGCTGCAAAATATGATACATCAGTAAAGAAAGTATTTGGTAAGAAGACTGAATGGGTTGTTACATTTAATAACGAAAAAGGTGTAAAAGGTAAGAAGCTTTATATCTTTTTAAAACTTACAGGTGAGTTTGTAGCGGCAAACTTTACGGGGAAGTAA
- a CDS encoding HupE/UreJ family protein: MSKLIRGFVPLLFSANLFAHGISEEAKQAMIDGGLLRYVWLGAEHMITGYDHLLFLFGVIFFLKTFKDIVRFISIFTLGHSITLIFATFMGITANYWLVDAVIAISVIYKGFDNNKGFQEYFGMNKSPSLLWMVFIFGLIHGFGLSTRLQQLPLGEKGSGMLMRIISFNIGVELGQIVALAIMLLIITQLRRHHMFKRLSRVFNDGIMLAGFMLLLMQLHGYLHTSGPDEFGFSEDNHMHHHMKLENEQEYQHDNL, from the coding sequence ATGTCTAAGTTAATACGCGGATTTGTGCCTCTTCTTTTTTCTGCAAATCTATTTGCACACGGAATTAGTGAAGAAGCAAAACAGGCCATGATAGATGGTGGCCTTTTAAGATATGTTTGGCTTGGTGCTGAGCATATGATTACAGGATATGACCACTTACTTTTCTTGTTTGGGGTTATCTTCTTTTTAAAAACATTTAAAGATATTGTGCGATTTATAAGTATATTTACACTCGGTCACAGTATTACTTTAATCTTTGCAACCTTTATGGGGATTACAGCTAATTATTGGTTAGTTGATGCTGTTATTGCTATTTCTGTTATTTACAAAGGATTTGATAATAATAAAGGCTTTCAAGAATACTTTGGAATGAATAAGTCGCCAAGTTTATTGTGGATGGTCTTTATCTTCGGTCTAATACACGGTTTTGGCCTTTCTACTCGTCTACAACAACTTCCTTTAGGAGAGAAGGGAAGTGGTATGCTAATGCGAATTATTTCTTTTAATATTGGGGTTGAACTTGGGCAGATCGTGGCCCTTGCGATTATGCTTTTGATTATCACACAATTACGTCGTCATCATATGTTTAAAAGGCTCTCACGAGTATTTAATGATGGGATAATGCTAGCAGGTTTCATGCTTCTTCTAATGCAATTACATGGCTATCTTCATACCTCTGGGCCAGATGAGTTTGGCTTTAGTGAAGACAATCATATGCACCACCATATGAAATTAGAAAATGAGCAAGAATATCAACATGATAATTTATAA
- a CDS encoding RNA recognition motif domain-containing protein, whose product MKSNIYVGNLSYNIEDSELKTLFSNVGEVVSINLIRDRDSGRGRGFGFIEMENGEDAKKAITELHDQEFMGRPLIVNLAKTRVKERTNRY is encoded by the coding sequence ATGAAATCAAACATCTACGTAGGAAACCTTTCATATAATATTGAAGATTCTGAATTAAAAACACTTTTTTCTAATGTTGGAGAAGTTGTAAGTATCAACCTAATTAGAGATCGTGACTCTGGCCGTGGTAGAGGCTTTGGATTTATTGAAATGGAAAATGGAGAAGATGCTAAAAAAGCTATAACTGAACTTCATGACCAAGAATTTATGGGAAGACCATTAATTGTTAATCTAGCAAAAACACGAGTTAAAGAAAGAACTAATCGTTACTAG
- a CDS encoding DUF4177 domain-containing protein, producing MFKEYKVETISEGGLGTVFLGASNIPVKKLEARINFLATQGWQVVFQVIEKKRFLLFWQRETVILTVGR from the coding sequence ATGTTTAAAGAGTATAAAGTCGAAACAATTTCAGAGGGCGGCCTAGGAACGGTATTCTTAGGCGCCTCTAATATTCCTGTAAAAAAACTAGAAGCTAGAATTAATTTCTTGGCCACACAAGGTTGGCAGGTGGTTTTTCAAGTTATCGAAAAAAAGCGATTTCTCTTATTTTGGCAAAGAGAGACAGTTATTCTCACTGTAGGAAGATAA
- a CDS encoding NeuD/PglB/VioB family sugar acetyltransferase, protein MKRAFDIAFSIFAIAITSPILVLVSFLSLLIQGRPIFFIQERVGYKNKIFKMIKFRTMSLDTSLDESQRIGFYGKMLRKFSIDELPEFFNILFGDLSVVGPRPLLKEYIPFYTKEQARRHDVKPGLTGLAQVSGRNSLSWNEKFKFDISYIEEQSFFFDIKIILMTIKQMIKPVGINSSKTKSMERFDHPFYLFGGGGHSLSVQFAAEESGQDIYAIYDKNLDNIQALHSYKEAILTDSLPVNITGVRGVLAIGSNSIRKKLSQDLSVKWETIIHPSATIHESAVIGHGTVVLSGAYIGPNAVVGNHVIINTGSIVEHDCVVEDFSHICPNTTLCGGVHIGELTMVGAGSVVKPLVKICSEVVIGLNSSVIKNIDKPGTYIGQPVRRLPVNKEVEKADIRLSMAKPVIEKDDIDGVVSVLESGILSLGPKVEEFEKNIQDYIGVKEAVAVSSGTSALYLALLALGVGEGDEVIVPSYTFVSSVSVILHAGATPVFADIEDVTHCVCPRDIEAKITDKTKVILGVDIFGHPANWKEICKIAKKHNLKTIDDSCEALGAKIDGKMVGTFADVSTFAFYPNKQITTGEGGILVTDDEEVAMHVRALRNQGRSSMGGWLKHDFLGFNCRMSELSASLGVTQLNKIDKILDDRERVAHMYNDALKGHENLTLQVIDEGVTMSWFVYVVKLGRGISRDAVIEELGKREIPARAYFDAIHEQPFMKNFKVDTSGLENTIDISTRTLALPFHGMMTKEEVDFVSKNLIEVIDLLKPQLAVA, encoded by the coding sequence GTGAAAAGAGCCTTTGATATTGCTTTTTCAATTTTTGCAATTGCAATTACTTCTCCTATTTTAGTCCTCGTATCATTTCTAAGTTTACTTATTCAAGGGCGCCCAATTTTCTTTATTCAAGAGCGTGTTGGTTACAAAAATAAAATTTTTAAAATGATTAAGTTTAGAACGATGAGTCTTGATACTTCACTTGATGAGTCACAAAGAATTGGCTTTTACGGGAAAATGCTAAGAAAGTTTAGCATCGATGAACTCCCTGAGTTCTTTAATATTCTCTTTGGTGACTTAAGTGTTGTAGGCCCAAGACCACTTCTTAAAGAATATATACCATTCTATACAAAAGAACAGGCGAGAAGACACGATGTAAAACCTGGTCTAACTGGTCTTGCTCAAGTATCAGGTCGAAACTCTCTTTCTTGGAATGAAAAGTTTAAATTTGATATCTCTTATATTGAAGAACAGTCCTTTTTCTTTGATATTAAAATAATTTTAATGACAATAAAGCAGATGATTAAGCCTGTCGGTATTAATTCTAGTAAAACAAAGAGTATGGAACGATTCGATCATCCTTTTTATTTATTTGGGGGTGGTGGCCATTCGCTTTCAGTACAATTTGCGGCCGAGGAAAGTGGCCAAGATATATACGCAATCTATGATAAAAACTTAGATAATATTCAAGCTCTTCATTCTTATAAGGAAGCAATTTTAACAGATTCTCTGCCTGTGAATATTACAGGAGTTCGTGGAGTTCTAGCAATTGGGAGTAATTCAATTAGAAAGAAGCTTTCACAAGACTTATCAGTTAAATGGGAAACGATTATACATCCTAGTGCTACGATTCATGAAAGTGCTGTCATTGGCCATGGAACTGTTGTTCTAAGTGGTGCATATATTGGCCCTAACGCTGTCGTTGGTAATCATGTCATTATCAACACTGGATCTATTGTTGAGCATGATTGTGTCGTTGAGGACTTCTCACATATTTGTCCTAATACAACTCTTTGCGGAGGAGTTCATATTGGTGAGTTGACTATGGTTGGAGCAGGCTCTGTCGTAAAACCTCTTGTGAAAATATGTTCTGAAGTTGTTATTGGACTTAATTCTAGTGTTATTAAAAATATTGATAAGCCGGGGACTTATATAGGTCAGCCAGTAAGGAGATTACCTGTGAATAAAGAAGTTGAAAAAGCAGATATTAGATTATCAATGGCAAAGCCTGTTATTGAAAAAGATGATATTGACGGCGTTGTTTCAGTTCTAGAAAGTGGTATTCTTTCTCTTGGACCAAAGGTTGAAGAGTTTGAAAAAAATATTCAGGATTATATTGGAGTTAAAGAAGCAGTCGCTGTAAGCTCTGGTACTTCTGCTCTTTATTTAGCTCTTCTTGCCCTTGGCGTAGGAGAGGGAGATGAAGTAATAGTACCTTCTTATACTTTTGTTTCATCTGTTTCAGTTATTCTTCATGCAGGTGCAACTCCTGTCTTTGCTGATATTGAAGACGTTACTCATTGTGTATGTCCAAGAGATATTGAAGCAAAGATAACGGATAAAACTAAGGTTATTCTTGGTGTTGATATCTTTGGTCATCCTGCAAATTGGAAAGAGATTTGTAAAATTGCTAAGAAACACAACCTCAAAACGATAGATGATTCTTGTGAAGCACTAGGTGCAAAAATAGATGGAAAAATGGTTGGTACATTTGCAGATGTTTCTACATTTGCGTTTTATCCAAATAAGCAAATCACAACAGGTGAGGGTGGAATACTTGTTACTGATGACGAAGAAGTGGCAATGCATGTAAGGGCCTTAAGAAACCAAGGAAGAAGTAGCATGGGGGGATGGCTCAAGCACGACTTTCTAGGGTTTAATTGCCGAATGAGTGAGCTAAGTGCTTCACTTGGTGTTACTCAACTTAATAAAATTGATAAAATTCTTGATGATAGAGAGCGCGTTGCTCATATGTATAATGACGCCCTAAAGGGGCATGAGAATCTTACTCTTCAAGTAATTGATGAGGGTGTCACGATGAGCTGGTTTGTCTATGTGGTCAAACTTGGACGTGGTATAAGTCGTGATGCTGTTATTGAAGAGCTTGGAAAAAGAGAGATTCCTGCTCGAGCATACTTTGATGCAATACATGAGCAACCATTTATGAAAAACTTTAAAGTGGATACCTCTGGGCTAGAAAATACAATTGATATTAGTACACGAACACTAGCTCTTCCTTTTCATGGAATGATGACAAAAGAAGAAGTTGATTTTGTATCGAAAAACCTTATCGAGGTTATCGATTTACTAAAGCCTCAACTTGCTGTTGCATAG
- a CDS encoding polysaccharide biosynthesis protein: MSFSYVVNIFFRPVLDLLIINTYLVVLGLVRQESFFDNYLEFTSLFIFFSVVTQSNLDSWRHTTPFSILRAATALTATCFSLHFVFNVDQQFLFSLYSVSLVTMLISRIVRKLIFENANNHNFQRTLIIGSDKKAVSLANHVNKETHNIVGFVDDFDVNLVKGKFKVLGKIENLKEVIQEFKIKEVIIIDCNYFNKSKLIKDVCNELSVTISEANLFSGQNFKINKLELNSLLGREPKEVDLSDLAVSIGSAKVCVTGAGGSIGSELVRQLTLMQPEEIVLIENCEYNLFKITNEVKALNLEDTKIIPRMIDITNMEALRSCFQTSCPDYIFHAAAYKHVALVESNPKEAIVNNVLGTKNLLDLSKEFPIKSFILISTDKAVNPTSVMGATKRLCEILLACYAKESSCEYRAVRFGNVLGSSGSLIPIVMDQILNNEKVTITDIRMKRYFMTIPEAVGLVLNSLTVSENASLCVLKMGDPIRIIDIVERLAKTMGKTLDSLNIVFTGMKKGEKLFEELYLTGEEHQTSHDDIVTLPNCDCGSNVDDEISRKMLMKRINEIILAAIENDQNCILEMSQLINETNNTINNKSGFIVQLGEAG; this comes from the coding sequence GTGAGTTTTTCCTATGTCGTAAATATATTCTTTAGGCCAGTTTTGGATCTGCTAATTATTAATACATATTTAGTAGTTTTAGGATTGGTGAGGCAAGAGTCTTTCTTCGACAATTATCTTGAATTCACTTCACTTTTTATCTTCTTCAGTGTTGTAACACAGAGTAATTTAGACTCTTGGAGGCATACGACTCCATTTAGTATCTTAAGAGCAGCTACTGCTCTAACTGCAACTTGCTTTTCATTACACTTTGTTTTTAATGTTGATCAGCAGTTTCTATTCAGTCTCTATTCTGTATCTCTTGTGACTATGCTTATCTCGAGAATTGTTCGTAAATTAATTTTTGAAAACGCAAATAATCACAACTTTCAAAGAACACTTATTATTGGAAGCGATAAGAAAGCAGTCTCTCTAGCGAATCATGTTAATAAAGAAACACATAATATCGTTGGGTTCGTTGATGATTTTGATGTCAATCTCGTTAAAGGAAAGTTTAAGGTTCTTGGAAAGATTGAGAACTTAAAAGAAGTAATCCAAGAATTTAAAATCAAAGAAGTTATCATTATTGATTGCAACTATTTTAATAAGTCTAAGCTTATTAAAGATGTCTGTAATGAGCTATCAGTTACGATTTCAGAAGCAAACCTATTTTCGGGTCAAAACTTTAAAATTAATAAATTAGAGCTTAATTCACTTCTTGGGAGAGAGCCTAAGGAAGTGGATCTCTCTGACCTGGCCGTTTCAATTGGATCTGCAAAAGTATGTGTAACTGGAGCAGGTGGAAGTATCGGTTCAGAATTAGTTAGACAATTGACATTAATGCAGCCTGAAGAAATTGTTCTAATTGAAAATTGTGAGTACAACTTATTTAAAATTACAAATGAGGTTAAAGCATTAAACCTTGAAGATACAAAGATTATTCCACGCATGATTGATATCACAAACATGGAAGCCTTACGAAGCTGCTTTCAAACTTCATGTCCTGATTATATTTTTCATGCAGCAGCCTATAAGCATGTGGCACTAGTGGAGAGTAATCCAAAAGAAGCAATTGTAAATAATGTTTTAGGTACTAAGAACTTACTAGATCTTTCAAAAGAATTTCCTATAAAGAGCTTTATTCTAATCTCAACAGATAAGGCCGTTAATCCAACTTCTGTAATGGGTGCCACTAAAAGGTTATGTGAAATCCTTTTAGCTTGTTATGCAAAGGAGAGTAGTTGTGAGTATCGTGCAGTACGCTTTGGAAACGTTCTTGGCTCAAGTGGATCTCTAATTCCAATTGTAATGGATCAAATCTTAAATAATGAAAAAGTAACTATTACTGATATTCGAATGAAACGCTATTTTATGACTATTCCTGAAGCTGTGGGACTTGTTTTAAATAGCTTAACTGTGTCTGAGAATGCTTCGTTATGTGTTTTAAAGATGGGTGATCCTATTCGTATCATTGATATTGTCGAAAGACTTGCAAAAACAATGGGTAAGACTCTTGATAGTCTAAATATCGTTTTTACTGGAATGAAAAAAGGCGAGAAGCTTTTTGAAGAACTTTATTTAACTGGTGAGGAACATCAGACTTCTCATGATGATATTGTCACTCTTCCAAATTGCGACTGTGGTAGCAACGTTGATGATGAGATTTCTCGTAAAATGCTAATGAAGCGTATTAATGAAATTATTCTGGCCGCAATTGAGAATGACCAAAATTGTATTTTGGAGATGTCACAATTAATAAACGAAACAAATAATACGATCAATAATAAGTCTGGCTTTATTGTTCAGCTTGGTGAGGCCGGGTAG
- a CDS encoding polysaccharide biosynthesis protein — MLIRGGDLLSDLAYTVKQRQKDIRYIGVSLSLKSLFIIIICLVANIQADIAIDHFLIGILLITTIFFVIDLKASIPSFSFKTDYIKRITILTTPLALASLVNSVNANIPRYLLDFYYDKTSVAIFSTFFFFYSSIIIITNSFIQVSLNKLSLSLNSLVETRKMIKSYIIFAFMTSLSFILFNELIGQFIYNLIFGTKYTEYAHYLHYLNIIIPQAIAIIMINYFVIALRSYKTSFLFTSLTLIVHFAVAMVLIKGSEIEGSFDAFIIAQAFYIIINIVFITKKVRELRHEF, encoded by the coding sequence ATGCTAATAAGGGGTGGCGACCTACTCTCAGACTTGGCCTATACAGTTAAACAAAGACAAAAGGATATACGCTATATTGGTGTAAGTCTTTCCTTGAAAAGTCTTTTCATAATCATCATTTGTCTTGTGGCCAATATTCAAGCCGATATTGCCATCGATCATTTCTTAATAGGAATACTGTTAATTACTACAATCTTCTTTGTAATTGATCTTAAGGCCTCTATACCAAGTTTTTCATTTAAAACTGATTATATAAAGAGAATCACAATCCTAACCACTCCCCTTGCCCTGGCCTCTCTTGTTAACTCTGTAAATGCAAATATTCCACGATACCTTCTGGACTTCTACTATGACAAAACAAGTGTTGCCATCTTTTCAACATTCTTCTTTTTCTATTCTTCAATAATTATAATTACAAACTCGTTCATTCAAGTCTCACTTAATAAATTATCACTATCACTTAATAGTCTGGTAGAGACACGAAAAATGATTAAGTCATATATTATCTTTGCTTTTATGACTTCTTTATCATTCATTCTATTTAATGAACTCATTGGGCAATTCATCTACAATTTGATCTTTGGTACGAAATACACTGAGTATGCTCATTACCTACATTATTTGAATATAATCATTCCGCAGGCTATTGCTATTATCATGATAAACTACTTTGTGATTGCTTTAAGATCTTATAAGACGAGCTTTCTCTTCACTTCTTTAACCTTAATCGTTCACTTTGCGGTGGCCATGGTTTTAATTAAAGGTAGTGAAATAGAAGGTAGTTTTGATGCATTCATTATTGCTCAGGCATTTTATATTATAATTAATATAGTTTTTATCACAAAGAAAGTTAGAGAATTACGACATGAATTTTGA
- a CDS encoding O-antigen polymerase, producing MNFELIEYHFYLCLIILVIKFFINGWKDHLTYFILFYFFFSMGPILNLILGNGIYFGTPKDYIHIASTNFLCAIATMSILSVLIRPRNTEIEEVRENFPLLNWIFIAFIFLAFFNITKIVTIGLNIDKVTKISLIGNSIHYIYLLLQLFLTSFYYLCRKNKTRRFYYLNFFTYIAYCLVTGERDFIFPLFSIVGHLLIHHRTSFKKKLILTSSLSLLGIGGTLIFLLRDATQKTTNYIESFLNQGSLLFVNAFTAKMVDIKYNFFYGETYLHSFLSLLPSFIYKSSYNNLAWLKDNYAPGGDSGYGFGLDAEGYMNFGYIGVIITFAIIVLIQRYCNYNINRGKFFKYYSVFFHGFTMYCFRNDSLAFFKGNLYAIIVYFIIIQANNFITKGQGKVATHE from the coding sequence ATGAATTTTGAATTAATCGAATATCATTTTTATCTATGTCTAATAATTCTCGTTATAAAGTTCTTCATCAATGGTTGGAAGGATCATTTAACATACTTTATCCTATTCTACTTTTTCTTTTCAATGGGCCCGATTCTAAACCTTATCCTCGGAAATGGAATCTACTTTGGAACACCTAAGGACTACATCCATATAGCAAGTACGAACTTCCTATGCGCTATTGCAACGATGTCGATTTTATCTGTGCTAATAAGGCCAAGAAACACAGAGATTGAAGAAGTTAGAGAGAACTTCCCTCTTCTAAACTGGATCTTTATCGCTTTTATTTTCTTAGCATTTTTTAATATTACAAAAATTGTAACGATTGGTCTCAATATAGACAAAGTTACAAAGATTTCATTAATTGGCAATTCGATACACTATATCTATCTCTTACTACAACTATTTCTTACGTCATTTTATTATTTGTGTAGAAAGAATAAAACGAGAAGATTCTATTATTTAAACTTCTTTACTTATATTGCATACTGCTTGGTTACAGGAGAAAGAGATTTCATTTTCCCGTTATTTTCAATCGTAGGACATCTCCTAATTCACCATCGAACAAGTTTTAAAAAGAAGCTAATTTTGACCTCATCACTATCTCTTCTTGGGATTGGTGGTACTTTGATATTCTTATTAAGAGATGCTACTCAGAAAACAACGAACTACATTGAATCATTTCTTAATCAAGGATCACTTTTATTCGTAAACGCGTTTACAGCAAAAATGGTTGATATAAAATATAACTTCTTTTACGGAGAGACCTATCTACACAGCTTCTTAAGTCTACTTCCAAGCTTTATCTATAAATCTTCTTATAATAATCTCGCGTGGCTAAAAGATAATTATGCCCCTGGTGGAGACTCTGGATATGGGTTTGGCCTAGATGCTGAAGGATATATGAATTTTGGATATATTGGCGTTATTATAACATTTGCCATTATCGTTCTAATACAAAGATATTGTAACTATAATATTAATCGTGGAAAGTTCTTTAAATACTATAGTGTATTCTTTCATGGCTTTACGATGTATTGCTTTCGAAATGATTCCTTGGCCTTTTTTAAAGGAAATCTATACGCAATCATCGTTTATTTTATAATCATTCAGGCCAATAATTTCATTACGAAAGGACAAGGAAAAGTAGCTACTCATGAATAA
- a CDS encoding glycosyltransferase family 4 protein codes for MNKDIRVMQIIKTTEGASWALHQVKFLVRCGIDVHVILNNNTGKFYNKWKESGATIYTLESILNPLHPFKTLKSILSLRRLIKEVNPDIIHSHFFINTIHMRMASFRLKPTRIFQVPGPLHLEHAIFKYIDLFSARKNDRWIASSKHIKSLYIKSGINEERVDLSYYGNDYSQFNTSDSDHLKRDNHLRNKYGFKDSDIVIGNVCYIYPPKKFLGQKVGLKNHEVMIKAIEIARQQEPRIKGLFIGGQWGDSTSYEQLLRRSIPVDERENIVITGKIPPSEAAKGWQNLDYAIHLPLSESCGGVIEPLLAQRPVISCKTGGIPEIIIEGYTGFITSRDNPQEVASKILEVIKNKKNAIEYTLNGKNLVLDMFNIERTAKEILEIYKKIMSIQNSYEEYSSKKYLKRVNP; via the coding sequence ATGAATAAAGACATAAGAGTTATGCAAATTATAAAAACAACTGAAGGTGCTAGTTGGGCACTTCATCAAGTAAAGTTTCTTGTTCGTTGTGGAATTGATGTACATGTTATCTTAAATAATAATACTGGCAAATTCTATAATAAATGGAAAGAAAGTGGTGCAACTATATATACCCTAGAGTCAATCTTAAACCCTTTGCACCCTTTTAAAACCCTAAAGTCTATCTTATCTTTAAGAAGATTAATTAAAGAAGTTAATCCTGATATCATTCATAGCCACTTCTTTATCAACACGATTCATATGAGAATGGCATCTTTTAGGTTAAAACCTACTCGAATATTTCAAGTTCCTGGACCACTTCATCTTGAACACGCTATCTTTAAATATATCGATCTATTTTCAGCAAGAAAGAATGACCGCTGGATTGCCTCTTCTAAACATATCAAAAGTCTCTATATCAAAAGCGGAATAAATGAAGAGCGTGTCGACCTCAGCTACTACGGTAATGACTATAGTCAATTTAACACTTCTGATAGTGATCACTTAAAAAGAGATAATCATTTACGAAATAAATACGGATTCAAGGATAGTGACATTGTTATTGGAAATGTATGTTATATCTATCCACCTAAGAAATTTCTCGGACAAAAAGTAGGCCTTAAAAATCATGAAGTCATGATTAAGGCCATTGAAATTGCCAGGCAACAAGAGCCAAGAATAAAAGGGCTCTTTATTGGTGGACAGTGGGGAGATTCAACTTCATATGAACAATTGCTAAGACGATCAATTCCAGTCGATGAAAGAGAGAATATCGTTATCACTGGAAAGATCCCTCCAAGTGAAGCGGCAAAAGGCTGGCAAAACCTCGACTACGCTATTCACCTGCCCCTTTCAGAAAGCTGTGGTGGTGTTATAGAACCTCTTCTTGCACAAAGACCTGTTATAAGTTGTAAAACAGGAGGTATCCCAGAAATCATTATTGAAGGGTATACAGGCTTTATTACGTCACGAGATAATCCACAAGAAGTTGCTAGTAAAATCCTAGAAGTAATTAAAAATAAGAAGAATGCGATTGAATATACATTAAATGGCAAAAATCTTGTTCTCGATATGTTTAATATTGAAAGGACTGCCAAAGAGATTTTAGAAATATATAAGAAGATTATGAGTATACAGAATTCATATGAAGAATACTCTTCAAAGAAATATCTTAAAAGGGTCAACCCGTAA